The following are from one region of the Maribacter aquivivus genome:
- a CDS encoding UDP-2,3-diacylglucosamine diphosphatase, whose product MKKRRLEIVVLSDIHLGSYACHAEELLTYLSSIDPKILILNGDILDAKKMRNNYFPPSHLNVIKKIFSLASKGTDVHYITGNRDEPFRKIDEIYMGAIKVSNRLTLKLNGKNTLFFHGDIFDFSFRHSQWLLNFGSTGFDLLLKLAKLKTKTMRFFGKKNKPFSNPELEYGERDPKQIALFEKNVAKMAIKQHFNHVVCGHSHAPNKQLFETRKGECLYLNSGDWVKHMTALEYSFKRWKIYRYENDKLASFYMDEELKSMNINELIETITQRKTRELNNQKEKDRLSD is encoded by the coding sequence TTGAAAAAACGACGTCTTGAAATAGTTGTGCTTTCTGATATTCACTTAGGTTCTTACGCATGCCATGCAGAAGAATTACTAACATACCTATCTAGTATTGACCCAAAAATCTTAATTCTGAATGGTGATATATTAGACGCAAAGAAAATGCGTAACAATTACTTTCCTCCATCCCATCTAAACGTAATTAAGAAAATATTTTCATTGGCTTCAAAAGGTACCGATGTACATTATATTACTGGTAACCGCGACGAACCTTTTCGTAAAATTGATGAGATTTACATGGGAGCAATAAAAGTTTCTAATAGATTAACTTTAAAACTGAACGGGAAAAATACACTCTTTTTTCATGGAGACATTTTCGATTTTTCATTTAGACACTCGCAGTGGCTTTTGAATTTTGGGAGTACAGGTTTTGACTTGCTTTTAAAACTTGCAAAGCTTAAGACTAAAACGATGCGTTTTTTCGGAAAGAAAAACAAACCTTTTTCAAATCCGGAATTGGAATATGGAGAACGTGACCCTAAACAAATTGCACTTTTCGAGAAAAACGTAGCCAAAATGGCTATTAAACAACATTTTAACCATGTAGTTTGCGGACATAGCCACGCACCGAACAAGCAACTATTTGAAACCAGAAAGGGAGAATGTCTCTACCTAAACTCTGGAGATTGGGTAAAACACATGACTGCCCTTGAATATTCTTTTAAACGTTGGAAAATCTACCGCTACGAAAATGATAAGCTCGCTTCATTCTATATGGATGAAGAACTTAAGTCTATGAATATAAATGAGCTTATTGAAACAATTACACAACGCAAGACAAGAGAATTGAATAATCAAAAAGAGAAAGACAGACTTTCAGATTAG
- a CDS encoding FAD-binding and (Fe-S)-binding domain-containing protein, whose protein sequence is MDNNLLSKLRQDIEGDVRFDNLTKTIYATDASVYRKIPLGAAFPKSVDDIKKIIRFANNENIGLIPRTAGTSLAGQCVGDGLVVDVSKHFTEIISLDQEKKQVTVQPGVIRDELNQYLKPFGLFFGPNTSTSNRCMIGGMVGNNSSGTTSIQYGVTRDKVISMKTILSDGSEAEFGRISASEFKQKQQEDTLEASLYNNLFKELDNKDIASEITAHFPKPEIHRRNTGYAVDELLKSDVFGGELAYFNMAELLCGSEGTLAFTTEITVQLNDLPPALSAMVVTHYTSLEDCLMDVVPVMKHPLQLCEMMDKVILDCTKNNRAQLANRFFVEGDPAALLMLQVSAHTEAELKEAVASLQKTIAQSGLSYANPVLFGDQIPKAIELRKAGLGLLGNIVGDMKAVACIEDTAVALPDLKDFIAEFSVIMKGYGQSAVYYAHAGAGELHLRPILNLKKSTDVGLFRDITTDVAKLTKKYKGSFSGEHGDGIVRAEFIPIMIGEKNYELLRRIKSYFDPKGIFNPGKIVDAYPMDKSFRYEVDRKEPEIKTLMDFSDSEGILKAAEKCNGSGDCRKTHHMNGGMCPSYHATKNEKDTTRGRANTLREFLTNPDNAAKNSFDSPEIKEAFDLCLSCKACASECPSNVDVATLKAEFLYQYQEANGYSLRGKLFAYNTKLNGLGSKVSGLTNAIYDSKFLGGLLKKSSGVAKERTLPKVYSFNFNKHLQEYGNQNTKSKRKVVLFIDEFTKYLDIEVGKDAIELLTKLGYDVELYYAESGRTFLSKGFLKQAQKLAIKNTQELKKFAEAGLPVLGLEPSAILSFRDEYKRMTSDKETAQKIADNSFLIEEFLAKEITEGNLNSSDFTEEARDIKIHNHCHQKALSNQKVTFDILNLPTNYKVTIIASGCCGMAGSFGYEEEHYETSMKIGGLKLFPAVNKSTPETIIAANGTSCRHQIFDGTKRIAQHPVSILKEALVQ, encoded by the coding sequence TTGGATAATAATTTGCTGTCAAAGTTACGACAAGATATAGAGGGAGATGTACGATTTGATAATCTTACCAAGACTATTTACGCTACAGATGCATCTGTATATAGAAAAATACCTTTAGGGGCTGCTTTTCCAAAAAGTGTTGATGACATTAAAAAAATTATAAGGTTTGCCAATAATGAAAATATTGGTCTTATACCTAGAACTGCAGGTACTTCTTTAGCAGGGCAATGTGTAGGTGATGGTTTGGTTGTTGATGTGTCAAAACATTTTACGGAAATCATAAGTCTAGATCAAGAAAAGAAACAAGTAACCGTTCAGCCAGGAGTTATTAGAGATGAGCTGAATCAATATCTAAAACCCTTTGGGTTGTTTTTTGGTCCTAATACATCAACGTCAAATAGATGTATGATCGGCGGCATGGTCGGTAACAATTCATCAGGTACAACTTCAATACAATACGGGGTTACCAGAGATAAGGTTATCTCAATGAAAACCATTTTGTCAGACGGTAGTGAGGCTGAATTTGGAAGAATATCAGCGTCAGAATTCAAACAAAAACAACAAGAAGACACACTTGAAGCATCACTTTATAATAATTTATTTAAAGAACTAGATAATAAAGATATAGCTTCTGAGATAACAGCGCATTTTCCAAAGCCAGAAATACATAGAAGAAATACAGGTTATGCCGTAGACGAGTTATTGAAGTCAGATGTGTTTGGTGGTGAATTAGCTTACTTTAATATGGCTGAATTGCTGTGTGGTAGCGAAGGTACTTTAGCTTTTACAACAGAAATTACAGTTCAATTAAATGATTTACCTCCAGCCTTATCGGCAATGGTCGTTACACATTATACTTCTTTGGAAGATTGTTTAATGGATGTTGTTCCTGTTATGAAACACCCATTACAATTGTGCGAAATGATGGATAAAGTCATTTTAGATTGTACAAAGAATAACCGGGCGCAATTAGCGAATCGGTTTTTTGTAGAAGGTGATCCGGCAGCATTATTAATGTTACAAGTATCAGCGCATACAGAAGCTGAATTGAAAGAGGCTGTTGCTTCGTTACAAAAGACGATAGCGCAATCAGGACTCAGTTATGCCAACCCTGTATTATTTGGAGATCAAATACCAAAAGCGATAGAGTTACGTAAGGCAGGTTTAGGTTTACTTGGTAATATAGTAGGTGATATGAAAGCTGTAGCCTGTATAGAAGATACTGCGGTGGCTTTACCAGACCTTAAAGATTTCATAGCAGAGTTTTCTGTAATAATGAAGGGTTATGGACAAAGTGCGGTGTACTATGCACATGCAGGTGCGGGTGAATTGCATTTGCGCCCTATTTTAAACCTAAAAAAATCAACCGATGTTGGGTTGTTTAGAGATATTACTACCGATGTTGCTAAACTTACTAAAAAGTATAAAGGATCGTTTAGTGGGGAGCATGGCGATGGTATTGTGCGTGCCGAGTTTATACCTATTATGATAGGCGAAAAGAACTATGAACTTCTAAGAAGAATTAAATCTTATTTTGATCCTAAGGGTATATTTAATCCGGGTAAAATTGTAGATGCTTACCCAATGGATAAGTCATTTCGTTATGAGGTAGACCGCAAAGAGCCAGAGATTAAGACATTAATGGATTTTTCTGATAGTGAAGGTATACTTAAGGCTGCAGAAAAGTGTAATGGTAGTGGTGATTGTAGAAAAACCCATCATATGAACGGTGGTATGTGTCCTAGTTATCATGCAACAAAAAATGAAAAAGATACCACAAGAGGTAGGGCTAATACCTTAAGAGAGTTTTTAACGAACCCTGATAATGCGGCAAAGAATAGTTTTGATAGTCCAGAGATTAAAGAGGCTTTTGATCTTTGTTTAAGTTGTAAAGCCTGTGCCAGTGAGTGCCCTAGTAATGTAGATGTAGCCACTTTAAAAGCAGAGTTTTTATATCAATATCAAGAAGCTAATGGCTATTCTTTACGAGGGAAGTTGTTTGCCTATAACACCAAGTTAAACGGATTGGGAAGTAAGGTTTCTGGTTTAACAAATGCTATTTATGATTCCAAATTTCTAGGTGGATTGTTGAAAAAAAGTAGCGGAGTAGCAAAAGAACGTACTTTACCAAAGGTATATAGCTTTAATTTCAATAAACACCTTCAAGAATATGGTAATCAAAATACTAAGTCAAAGAGAAAAGTAGTTTTATTCATTGATGAATTCACTAAATACTTAGATATTGAGGTTGGTAAAGATGCTATTGAGCTATTAACGAAACTTGGTTACGATGTTGAATTGTATTATGCTGAAAGTGGAAGAACATTTCTTTCAAAAGGCTTTTTAAAACAAGCTCAAAAGCTTGCGATTAAGAATACGCAAGAATTAAAAAAGTTCGCAGAAGCAGGTTTGCCAGTCTTGGGTTTAGAGCCTTCGGCAATCTTATCTTTTAGAGATGAATACAAGCGTATGACATCAGATAAAGAAACCGCTCAGAAAATAGCTGATAACTCATTTTTGATTGAAGAGTTTCTAGCAAAAGAAATAACAGAAGGCAATTTAAATTCGTCTGATTTTACAGAGGAAGCCAGAGATATAAAAATTCATAATCATTGTCATCAAAAAGCTTTGAGTAATCAAAAGGTAACTTTTGATATATTAAATCTGCCAACAAATTATAAGGTTACCATAATAGCCTCTGGTTGTTGTGGTATGGCTGGTTCTTTTGGATATGAAGAAGAGCATTATGAAACCAGTATGAAAATTGGCGGATTAAAATTATTCCCTGCGGTCAATAAATCAACTCCAGAAACAATTATCGCTGCTAATGGTACAAGTTGCAGACATCAAATATTTGATGGTACAAAGCGCATAGCACAGCATCCGGTGAGTATATTAAAAGAAGCCTTGGTGCAATAG
- a CDS encoding TlpA disulfide reductase family protein, with protein MKHSILILLAGVLLFSCNSKPESFTLNGKLRGEITDGTRVFLKKIGENNQPMEVDTATTTNGEFTFTGKSDIPELHYIFVEQLPGYTAVILENGEIQFSAQRDSMGFADISGTFQNDTFADYMEQSREISMQAQSIQQDMKAASGESALALQDEMKELQEEYKTFELDYVKAHPKALISALVLDRAVATKAVELEEAEKIYKTLSEEIKSSKPGKQILKGIEDLKVSEAAGKNSSIGAKAPDFSGPSPDGTELALKDVMGKVTLIDFWAGWCRPCRAENPNIVAVYNKYHDKGLNVLGVSLDRTDEAWKKAIAEDGLVWNHISNIAYFDDKIAKLYNVDAIPAAFLLDENGIIVAKNLRGPALEAKVAELLN; from the coding sequence ATGAAACATAGTATTTTAATACTGCTTGCAGGAGTCTTATTGTTTAGCTGTAATTCAAAGCCAGAGAGCTTTACCCTTAACGGAAAGCTTAGAGGCGAAATTACTGATGGCACTCGTGTTTTCTTGAAGAAAATAGGAGAAAACAATCAACCAATGGAAGTTGATACCGCTACTACAACAAATGGTGAGTTTACTTTTACCGGAAAATCTGATATTCCTGAACTTCACTACATCTTTGTTGAACAACTACCTGGCTATACTGCAGTAATTCTTGAAAACGGAGAAATACAATTTAGCGCACAAAGAGATAGCATGGGCTTCGCTGATATAAGCGGAACTTTCCAAAATGACACTTTCGCTGACTATATGGAGCAATCGAGAGAAATATCAATGCAAGCGCAATCTATACAACAAGACATGAAAGCAGCATCTGGTGAATCGGCTTTGGCTTTGCAAGATGAAATGAAAGAGTTACAAGAAGAGTACAAAACCTTTGAATTGGACTATGTAAAAGCTCACCCTAAAGCATTAATATCTGCTTTGGTGTTAGATAGAGCGGTTGCAACTAAAGCAGTTGAATTAGAAGAAGCGGAAAAAATTTACAAGACATTATCTGAAGAAATTAAAAGCTCTAAACCAGGGAAACAAATTTTAAAGGGTATTGAAGATTTAAAGGTATCAGAAGCAGCTGGTAAAAATTCTAGTATTGGTGCTAAAGCTCCAGATTTCTCAGGTCCAAGTCCTGATGGAACTGAACTTGCCTTGAAAGATGTTATGGGAAAAGTAACCTTAATCGATTTCTGGGCCGGATGGTGTAGACCTTGTAGAGCTGAAAATCCTAATATCGTTGCTGTTTATAATAAATATCACGACAAAGGATTAAACGTTTTAGGTGTTTCTTTAGATAGAACGGATGAAGCTTGGAAAAAAGCAATCGCTGAAGACGGATTGGTTTGGAACCATATTTCAAACATCGCTTATTTCGATGATAAAATCGCTAAACTTTATAATGTAGATGCAATACCTGCAGCATTCTTATTGGATGAAAATGGAATAATCGTTGCTAAAAATTTAAGAGGTCCTGCTCTTGAAGCTAAAGTTGCCGAACTTTTAAACTAA
- a CDS encoding LVIVD repeat-containing protein has translation MKSTLSVRNVWLMAISASFLVASCSDETTVFENPEDNLVSETDQSKLDNSVSFERAGVLDIYEDPIASAKRSSITGKDAEAGDYPLTLVAQIAPPTFSNGENLAATHVVLDGDYGYVSYNTVGQDYVGAIDVIDISDPNNPRVTSRVYYTNADLNSIAYDNGYIYVAGGVDSEQSVTATANSLVAKIAVSDGRMNTSNITYGFQEGYNATDVRIIDNNVVVTSGQDGFVVVYDKNDLSALNETAFADLRSVAYNGSEIAVLDAAQGVSFLDQNLNIIRTINIESDFGVDAKRSLDFLNETIVVSEGTKGAGVYNAATGSFIEYISILTNPENAEPGDVVTNGVAVNDNVLLMANGAGGLSLSENKDDSTNGVGVIELTGSINYVASKGDYIFAASGKSGFQIIKLNRPTESLVSSCENLASFSGSSAYTVEQGSEQAFSGSKRFNSITINGSLLLCGSWTVKDDLTINENGVFEMNGTIVIGRVNRQRDIVVKAGATLRIEGNMSIYGDLILEEGATLEFLGDSSTVAAVWGTVSKANGSSITGTFNDYYDKF, from the coding sequence ATGAAATCAACCCTATCTGTAAGAAATGTATGGCTTATGGCTATTTCTGCTTCATTTTTAGTAGCAAGTTGTAGTGATGAAACCACAGTTTTTGAAAACCCTGAAGATAATTTAGTTAGTGAAACCGACCAATCTAAGCTTGACAATAGTGTAAGTTTTGAGCGTGCTGGTGTTTTGGACATTTATGAGGACCCTATTGCCAGTGCAAAAAGATCGAGTATAACTGGAAAAGATGCAGAAGCCGGCGATTACCCGTTAACCTTAGTTGCTCAAATTGCCCCACCTACATTTTCCAACGGTGAAAATTTAGCTGCTACGCATGTAGTACTAGATGGTGATTATGGCTATGTATCCTATAATACGGTAGGTCAAGACTATGTAGGTGCTATCGATGTAATCGATATTAGTGACCCGAACAACCCTAGAGTAACATCAAGGGTATATTACACCAATGCCGATTTAAATTCAATTGCCTATGATAACGGTTACATATATGTTGCTGGTGGCGTAGATTCTGAGCAATCGGTAACTGCTACGGCAAACTCGTTAGTGGCTAAAATTGCAGTTAGTGATGGTAGAATGAATACTTCTAATATTACTTACGGCTTTCAAGAAGGGTATAATGCTACAGATGTTCGAATTATTGACAACAATGTAGTAGTAACAAGTGGTCAAGATGGCTTCGTGGTAGTCTATGATAAGAACGATTTAAGTGCTTTGAACGAGACTGCTTTTGCAGATTTACGTTCAGTAGCTTATAATGGTAGTGAAATTGCAGTTTTAGATGCTGCACAAGGTGTAAGTTTTTTAGATCAAAACTTGAATATTATAAGAACTATAAATATCGAATCTGATTTTGGTGTAGACGCCAAACGTTCATTAGATTTTTTAAATGAAACTATTGTAGTTTCTGAAGGTACTAAAGGTGCTGGTGTATATAATGCAGCTACTGGTAGCTTTATTGAGTATATATCCATATTAACGAATCCTGAAAATGCCGAGCCAGGAGATGTTGTAACCAATGGAGTTGCGGTAAACGATAATGTGTTATTAATGGCCAATGGAGCAGGAGGGTTAAGTCTTTCCGAGAATAAAGATGACAGCACCAATGGAGTTGGGGTAATTGAACTAACAGGGTCTATTAACTATGTAGCTTCAAAAGGTGATTATATTTTTGCTGCATCAGGTAAATCTGGTTTTCAGATTATAAAATTAAATAGACCAACAGAAAGTTTGGTGAGTAGTTGCGAGAATCTTGCCTCATTCAGCGGAAGTTCAGCCTATACCGTAGAACAAGGTAGTGAGCAAGCCTTTTCAGGTTCTAAACGATTTAATTCTATAACCATAAATGGGTCACTGTTGTTATGCGGTTCATGGACGGTAAAAGATGATTTAACGATTAATGAAAATGGAGTTTTTGAAATGAACGGAACCATAGTTATTGGAAGGGTAAACCGTCAAAGAGATATTGTGGTCAAAGCAGGGGCTACACTTCGTATTGAAGGTAATATGTCTATTTATGGAGATTTGATTTTAGAAGAAGGTGCAACCTTAGAGTTTTTAGGCGATAGTAGTACTGTAGCAGCTGTTTGGGGTACTGTAAGTAAAGCAAATGGATCTTCGATTACTGGTACGTTCAATGATTATTATGATAAATTTTGA
- a CDS encoding rhomboid family intramembrane serine protease — translation MYNIDIATIAIIAANVLVSMKGFSDTTFFERYKFSIGAIKAGQKERMATSGFLHVDISHLLFNMLTLYFFAGVVINWFGTTQFLIIYAVSLIGGSLLALSFHKDEPYYSAVGASGAVTGILYAAILLQPNMQLGIMFIPIPVPAYVVGIGYLLYSIYGMKKRLGNIGHTAHFGGAIGGYACTLLFMPSLLQTETLMVGLLALPILLLLVLEKMGKI, via the coding sequence ATGTACAACATTGATATAGCGACCATAGCAATAATAGCGGCAAATGTATTAGTTTCAATGAAGGGATTCAGTGATACTACTTTTTTTGAACGCTATAAATTTAGTATTGGTGCAATTAAAGCGGGTCAGAAAGAACGTATGGCAACATCGGGGTTTCTGCATGTGGATATTTCACATTTATTGTTTAATATGCTTACCCTTTATTTCTTTGCAGGTGTAGTTATCAATTGGTTTGGTACAACACAATTCTTAATCATTTATGCTGTAAGTCTTATTGGCGGTAGTTTGTTGGCTTTAAGTTTTCATAAAGACGAACCCTATTATTCTGCGGTTGGTGCAAGTGGTGCCGTAACTGGTATATTATATGCTGCAATTCTTTTACAGCCAAATATGCAATTAGGTATTATGTTTATTCCAATTCCGGTTCCTGCGTATGTTGTTGGTATTGGCTATTTGTTGTATTCTATTTATGGTATGAAAAAGCGATTAGGCAATATTGGACATACTGCTCATTTTGGAGGAGCGATTGGAGGGTATGCTTGTACCTTATTGTTCATGCCCAGCTTGTTGCAAACAGAAACTCTAATGGTGGGTTTACTAGCATTGCCAATACTACTATTATTGGTACTTGAGAAAATGGGTAAGATTTAG
- a CDS encoding lysophospholipid acyltransferase family protein: MQLLAFVLIYPFLWIVSILPHRLFYGLSDIACFFIYRVFGYRRKVVQENLNLVFPDKSTDEIHRIEKEFYKHLCDMFLEMVKTMNLSKEDVAKKYHLVNPEVLLEIEKERSIIILCAHYANWEWNVSINNYVNSKGYAVYQKINNSYFDNFIRKTRARWNTTLITQAQTAKTVIQNFRNNVRATYGMVSDQSPQAHRAHYWTDFMGITVPIFNGGEALARKTGLATVFLKVSKVKRGHYKAEFTPISINSKETEEHEITNKFLRLTEEQIREKPEYYLWTHKRWKHRGKKPAAFADVS; encoded by the coding sequence ATGCAACTACTGGCCTTTGTTTTGATCTATCCATTTTTATGGATTGTTTCCATTTTGCCACATCGCCTATTTTATGGTTTATCTGATATTGCCTGTTTTTTCATATACCGCGTATTCGGATATAGAAGAAAAGTGGTGCAAGAGAACTTGAATTTGGTCTTTCCAGATAAGTCTACGGATGAAATTCATCGTATTGAAAAGGAATTCTACAAACACCTTTGTGATATGTTTTTAGAAATGGTCAAAACCATGAACCTTAGTAAAGAGGATGTTGCTAAAAAATACCACCTAGTAAATCCTGAAGTTTTACTGGAAATCGAAAAAGAACGAAGTATTATTATTTTATGTGCACATTATGCCAATTGGGAATGGAACGTAAGCATCAATAACTACGTAAACTCTAAAGGATATGCAGTTTATCAAAAAATAAACAACTCTTATTTTGATAATTTCATTAGAAAAACTAGAGCTAGATGGAATACTACTTTAATAACTCAAGCACAAACCGCTAAAACAGTCATTCAAAATTTCAGAAACAATGTTCGTGCTACCTATGGTATGGTAAGCGACCAGTCTCCACAAGCGCATAGAGCGCATTATTGGACAGATTTCATGGGTATTACTGTTCCTATATTTAATGGTGGCGAAGCGCTAGCACGAAAGACAGGATTAGCAACGGTATTCTTAAAAGTTAGTAAAGTAAAACGTGGACACTATAAAGCAGAGTTCACCCCTATATCTATAAATAGCAAAGAGACCGAAGAACATGAAATCACTAACAAATTCTTAAGACTGACCGAAGAACAAATTCGAGAAAAACCTGAATATTACCTATGGACCCACAAACGTTGGAAACATAGAGGTAAAAAACCTGCAGCTTTTGCTGATGTTAGTTAA